The Triticum aestivum cultivar Chinese Spring chromosome 6D, IWGSC CS RefSeq v2.1, whole genome shotgun sequence genomic sequence ATCTTTTCATGCAATTCGGTCATCCACCTTCATAGCAACACTTTATTTTCTTCCTCATAGATACCATTAAACCTCCAGTTTCCAACTGGGAGATTCCCCTCAGTTCTGCCATCAGAACGATCATAATTCTCACCAGGGCCAAATCCAACCCCTCTTCCTCTACCAAAAGGTTCGATCAAGTTTGAACTCATCATCTTCTCTTCCTTTACATCAACCACGACCTGGGCCGCGACCTCTACCTCACCATCAGGATGAAGTCCCCACTCCAAACTTGCAGGGTTATATTTGTCCGTTTCAAATTCTTGCTGCCAATAACCAAGAAGGCCACAGACACCACAAAAAATTGGTAATTTCTCGTATTTCACCTTATAACAATCATTCTTGCTAGCTTTATTTATTGCCACAAATCTAGTGAGTTTCTTGTTAACATCAAGTCTTACTCTCACATGAACGAACTCATAGACATAGCTCAATCGGAACTTTTGTCACCTTCCCTGTGTTCATGCACATGCCTTTGATCACCTCTAGAACCAAAAACTAATCGGGAAGTTGATAACACAAGTCCAAACGGTGATCCTATCCAGAACGACCTCCATAGAGTTTGTGAACCCATTTGTACTCTCCAATGATCAGACCTTGATTGTTAAAAAGCCATGGACCATAGTCATCGTAGTGTTCCAATCACCCGAACTGTAATGTGAAAAGGGTTATCATCGATTTCCCTTCAATGAACCTCCCTTGCCAGGTTCCATGTCAATATCATATCTGCCTATAGAGCGGAGGGGCTAAAGCCCTTGTTCACATGCACCTTCGCTATGGCCGAGCCACTTTGCTTGCACGCGTTGATCAGCCACTTCGATTCTCACACAAACTCATCCTCCTCATATTCATGCAGATCGAGATGACTGAGTAGGTCTTCCACCCTTTCGGCACCTCCCTTACTTCCGCTGAAGTCACCCTCTCTCGACACATGCAACCTAGCTTACATGAAACGACAAGATCACAAGACTTAGACGATCCCTCCGCCGTGGGAAGGAGCACGAATTTGAGGAATCAAGCTCATGGTGGTAGCGCTGTCGGAGTAGACCTAAACCCGTTTTTTTGCTAGGGGAGCTTTTTAAAGGGCGAGGCAAGTTTATGCGACGAGACGGTCGGGGTCTTGGAAGAAGTCACATGACAAATGAAACTTTGATTGCCTTCCACTACACCATTTTCAACCTTTTGCACAAGACCACACCCTCAGTCCCTAAAGAACTTGTCTAACACCATCTAGGGCAGCTCCTCCTACATGGACTGTGGGGCCGCGAGTTCAGGCTATGCATTTGCCATGCCTCAAGAGATAAActgagaagtgggaacgaccatgTCTCCTGAAGAAGAGGGGCATTTTCAGGACGCAGAGTTTCTGAGCTCTAGCTCAAATGAGCTCAGGTGAACGGTAAAATCCAGAAAAAttgaaaacaaattcaaaaattctgaaaattttatgaGGCAAATATCGACAAATGTTTTCattgcttgcaaaatttcatcaaagaatgacattcgtggaagttgtGGAAAAAAAAAGCAACGCTCCAAAAGAGTTAtttttcaaaagcattttgaagtGCTGGGTTTTTTTACCAgacttccacaaatgtcatttcacgatgaaattttgcaagcactTTAAGCATTTGTTAAACTTCATCAAAAAACAATTTAGAATTTTTGATTTTGTTTTCGCTTTTTtgtgattttactgttcatggcaAGCTCAAATGAGCTCGCAAGTAGAAGATGACTTTCGGGCATTTCAACCTTATCAGTATTGATTTATAGCACACTTTTGCCCTTCACAATCAATTTTGAGGCAAACTTACAAGAGAGGCATCTCGACTTAGGCAAGTtttacaaaagaaaaacaaaaaacttgTTAACTTGAGGACAAATCTGCAACTCTTCCAACGATCAAACAGTGGGAACAAAGAAATGTATCACTTGCCCACCAGTACACACTTCAATTGCACGATTGCAGGCAATTTCACTATCCAGTGCCAAAATCGTTCACGCCATGTCACATGCTAGAAAGCAATCGGAAGATCCTGAACATCTAATAAAACATCGTCTGCACTAAACCGTCCTGTAAATATTCACAACCTACTATCTCTCAACAGATCTGTCCTCTGAGAACCTACAGGAAAATGGGAGATGAACAAGCACCGTGAAGCTTTTCCCGTCTCTCTTTGTACAATGTGAATGGTCAAATGTGACACATGACAGGAAAATAAGAAGACAAATAACACATACCACACAAAAGCGAGGAGCTAAATACATGAGCACCACCTGTCTGTTTCTATACAAATGCACAAATGAATGAAACCCATAATTCCAGCCCATCCAAACAAATGTCCATGTGGTACACAAGTATGATACTACTCATTGGTTAGCATCGATAGGTGCACCAGACCTTGCCTGCGATATCCGATTTGCGTAGATTGTTACTAGCCGCAACTGTGTGCTACTAAGCCCCTCCAGATACGGTACAAATGCTTTCCCTAGCATGATGTAGATATCCACCAGGCAGAATACAACAGTCTGCAAGCAAGTGTAAATGATATCAGATGTGGAACACCAATGATGTTTGCTAAATGTAAATTTTGCCATAAATAGTCTAGAAAATAGATAAATGTCAAGCATGGTTAATGTGCACTAACAACGGGTAAAATGAAAATGACCCACTAGAAATTTGAAACAGAGGATGCGCTAAAGCTGAAAACCACACAACCTGGCACTGAAATATCTGCAAGAAATAATAACAAATAGCATGAGTGTTTTTCATGTTTAAACTTTAGGTTGATTGAGAGCTTCCACCCACCCCACATCTATTCTTAGAAACAGAAGTGGATATTACAGCTGGCACATAAAACCCTGGTCCTTTGATGCTGCCTAAAATAATCGTACACCCCTATCCCTAGTTTTCAGGTACTACCAGAAGCCTGTATTACTGGTGGGACAAAAAGCCACCTTTTTAGACTGCTCTCTTAGGCTCTTCACattgttatggatgcaacttgatTGTATTGCAAGGCCCAAGGGGTACAAGGAAAGGAAACATAGCCTAATAGGACTCCTATACCTaatactaatactccttaacaCACATAAGCTTCAAGGTCCCCTAGTCAAGGAACTAGCACGCCAGCGAAAAAAGGTCGTTCATCAGCAGAACAGGCAAATACCTTGCGAATATCTGGACTCTGGTTACTGAAAGCATCAAAAAGTGCTGGTAAAAATGAAGGGAGTTGAGCCACCAATTCCTCTTGTGAAAGCCGCCCAACAAGCTGCATGTTTACCAGGAGAATACCAACAGTCAACCATTGTTTCTCAGGATATATTGCTATAGTTAACAAGAATAAAAATGAGTGAACAACTCTACAAACTAATAACAGGGTTATCAGAAAATCCTTTCTGTACAAATATATCCTCGCCAACAGATCCAGCAGTGGTGCTTAAATGGAATAATTATCTGAATAGGTGTTCACAAGGGTTATCGGATCAATAGTCAGAAAGGATGGTCCTGGTGAGTGCTGACTACAAACCTAGAATCTAAGAAATTGCCAGATGAACCAGAACCATCAGCCATCAGATCAATAGTCATCAAGCCATGACAGGCCATCAGATCAATAGTCATCAAGCCAAGATGGGCCGGATAACCAAAACCATTCCATCAGCTAATGGAACTTCTGAATAGTGCACTTGCCAAATGATTCTTCAAATTAAAAAGAGAATCATATTGTTCTCTTGGCCAATTATAATGTGAAACTAACTTGCCTTTGTCAAACAGTTGATACACATGACAAGTGTCTTCTCATCATCAGTAACTAGCAATGGCACAATAACCTGCAGTGCAAGTGAAAAAACATATGTAAGTTGCTAGCTAAAAAAACTATAAACAAAGATAATAGTACTAAAGTAATATCATTAGTAAATAGGATTACAGCACTGGACATACAGCAAGGCATCTAAACGGATCATATTTTGCCAACACGACATTTAAGCACTGGTTTGCTTCATTTGAAATCTGCGCCCACATTAAGAAAATATCAGCACAGCAGAAACAAGACCAAACCTCTTAAATTAAGGAAAATATACCTTTGCCACAACATCTTTGGTCATCTGCACCAGCTTTTCAAGGATAATCTCTATGGATTCTTCCATTTGATCTTTCtgagaaaataaatagaaaatattAATCAACAATACTACCTACATAAATGCATGATTTATGAGTACCAGACCTGATTGCGGAGCATCTCAGCAACTAGCGATAGAGAAAGCTCCCTGACAGAAGAATCAGAGTCATCCAATACCTCAAGGAGAGTTGTTAAAATCTGATTGAAATACTATTTAGAGAAGGGGCCAGTATTAGAATACAAATATTATGTGTTgaatgataaaatattgaaatgacacTAAGTAACATAGTAGATGGAGAGGAATGGATAGTGACTACTTTTTGTGGGAAAAGAATTGAGGGACGCCAATTAAAAATGATTGTTTAGACAGAGACCAAATGTCCTCTTCTCTGTTGTTGAAATAGTGAAACATTCTTCATCACAGAAACCATCTCATTAAGAGCCAAATATCAAGTAGTTGGATTGTATTAGAAAGAGGGTATTTTCTAAACATAGCAGTACTATCCTAATAGTCTAATGAAAAGGTAATGCTGAGTTAACTCAGATGTAAGAAAAGACaggcaggggggggggggcaaatagaCAAGATAAGAAGGAACATAATGCATTCTCTTTTGGGAAATGCATTTCCCTCCTTCCCAGACAGCACTCCAGAAATCCTTACCACCAGATGGAAAAATAAGTCGTAAGATTGAATGAACTTGAACACTCAacgaaagactgaagaggaatCTAAACTAAGTAAACACACGAAAAGAAAGCGGCAAGAATATATTTCGTCAAATAATAAACTAAAATGGGAATTTAAATGGTAAGGTTACAGACCTTTGTCCATATAGAGTTATCATTGTTCGCAGATGCTTGCACCAACTGCTGCAATGCGTCCTGCTTGTCTTGGGATGAAACTTCACCATCATTACTTATCTAAGAAGGTACAAAGCCATATAATCATGATGTTATTTAGGACAATGAAAAGTAAAAGCAACACATACAGAATTACTATTGGAGTGAACAAAGATGAAGGAATACAAAACAAGGATATATCAGAAGTACCTGATGAAGAAGTTGTGGTATGCTGGGGCTGTTAGTTGTATGTGAGACAACCTTCACAGAACTAAGGTCGACAAATTGATCCATGTCTTGCATATTTTTCCCAACAGTTGTAAAAGCAGCATTATTATGTCCATCAGAGACATGACGGCCAAAATCCTGGCGAGGGGTGCCAACAGAATTTTCATCATCAATGGTGGCATCTGATTTTTCAGGATAATCTGCCCATGAGCGTGCAGCTTCTACAACTGAGCGAGCATTGCTCTTTGACTCCCGACTTGCTGTAAAAATTTCAGCTtcagaagaaggctcaaaacactgattagcatgatcagtgtggacaTCTTGAACTGCGTGCATCCTCTTCCCAGATTCATTGTCAAAGGAACTAGCAGAGACCCGTCCAAAAGGATAGCTATTCCTGGATGTCAGATTATAACCATCTTCAGAAGTTCCAAAATCAATCTGTTCATATTCATAAGACTTGGGACGTGAACGCTCTTTCTTGCTCTGCAAGTAGTTTACCAGATCAACCTCAATACGAGGAGTATATTGCTTGAGCGAGCGCCTCACAAGGTTTTGTTCTTCAATCGACAAATTTAGAATAAAGTTTAGGACTGCTGTTGAATCAAAATGAGAATAAACTGATATGATTCCTTTAATGGACGtttccttcaactttgcattctttTCATGTATTAAAGGTGCTAGTTTTGAAAGCCAGAGCTTAAGAAAGCCGCTATTACTGTAACCTTCAGAGTCCACCTTGTACTTGCTGAATGACTTATTAGCGAACTCAAGAACAGCCAGTTTCGCCTTAGGAGACCTTTGTTCATCCAGTGAACGTACTATTGCAGGTAACAATGTGTCAACAGCATATGTTCGGCCAACAACTTCCAAGGTCGATGAACATGGCTTAGAAACCAACTCCTTTGGGTCAATAAGTCTTGAAAAGACATATGGTAAAATTCTTTCAACATAGCTCTCAAGTGGCTTCTTGCATGCTGGAACAATATCTGCAAGTGTGGAGAAAGCTGCCTGTGCAACTTTGTGATGAGGATCATCCAAATAACGAAAAAATAGCTTCATGACCTTTTCAAAGTTCTGAGTAATTTCTTGAATGCCTTTCTGTCCTAGTTGCAATAATGTCTGAACAAAATTAAAAGCTGCAACTCTTGCTACCCAGTCTGAGCTTGGACTAAGACCCTCAGAGAGGGCTTCATTTAGTGATGCTGGGCCATCTGTATATCCAGACATGTCATTAGATGGGACATGGCCATCATCAAAACTGTGTCTGACACCCACAGAAACCCTTGATGCCACTTGCTTCCTAAGCGGCCTTTGGAAGTGTGGGACATGGTTGTTTTGTGGATTTCTGTAACTGGCATCCCTATAAGGCATATCTGTGAAGTGTTTGTCCGTATGCATCTGTGGCGATCGCCTGTTAGGCCTTGGCCATGTATCATTACTCTCATCTGTAATACTATCATCTTGAGATCTCCCTGAAGATCTTCTCAAATAAGGCACTGACAAATCCGACATGGGTTCAGATGATAGATTATGCGAATATGGTGACCTCGATCGCTCCTTGGTGTCTACCTGAGGCATTGCATCTACCAAACGTGAACCACCATTTCTTCTGATGCTTATGCTAGGGAGGGATGAATCCAACAATGCAGAACTCTGCAAAGAAAGGCGGTCTGAAGCAGGCGCAGCAAGCGGTATATGAGGATCACGAGAGGATGGAGGATCAACTCCTGCACTaggaggaaaagaaaaagaaattaagGTTTATCAAGTATACAGAAATAAGTcatgaaagcaatagcagtaaagaCTTGGCTACACAACAAAAGAGCCTTTCCATACTTGATGAAACAAATTATCATTGAGCAGCGTAAACCATACCAAGATCCAAGCTTGTTGAGCGCACAGCTGAGAAATTTTGCCTGCCTGAGATGCCTACGCCTTTCAATAAACTCTCAATGGCTGAAACCTTTTGTTTGCTTGAACTAAGCACACTCTCTATGCTTCTTTCCGCATGTCTGCCAGTTGCCTTAGACTGCAACAAGAGCATGCTTGACGGGAGAGATGATTCAGAAGAAATTGTTGCACCCTTGTCCATTGCAACAATAGATGAAGTGCTATATCCGGTCAAATGTGTACCACTTGCATGAGATGAGGAACGAGAAAGTTGAGCACCCTTCTCATGCAATGATGAAGGATATCGCTTGTGCATGCCCCCATCTTCAtcattaataatctgcaaaaatgcCCAGTGTTAGATCAAACAAACAGAAACTCGCAATTGCATAGCAACAATTGGAACCACTTAAAGATCCAGATGTCAACCTACATCCATATAGTTTCAACACACCGAAAATTAGTATAACAGAAAtcgccacgggggggggggggggggggagctgttGAGAGCATATAGCCACCTGGTTACTAGGGCAGCAGCCAAACCAAATTGCTGTGCCACTTGATCCCCTTTGGTTACATAGCCCAAAATGCAGATAGCTAGGACTCAGACTCCAGTGGTAATGGATTGGGCTAACCCAGACAAACCAATATCCTAGGCCTCTGATACCCAGGCCAGTCGAGATCGATGCATTTAAATTCCAATCTTTCTAGGACAGCTACTAGTCTACTACAACTCAAAGGGGGTCGTCAACTGTCTGTATCCCATACCAAAGGCATCACACGAGACCTACACCAACAAGAGTGATGATTAaagaagatgagcaaaggaggacCAAGAGCAACACTCAAATATCCGCAATGGAGAGAACGATGATTCAGACTTTGTGATTTGTGATGATAATGTGAGCAATGATGATGAAGATCCAAACAATGCTAGCCAAGATGGCAGAGACAACAGACAACATGAATGTTTACCACCATCGATGAGTTTGATGATGCTATTGAGACTTGGAGTTGGAGATGAAGGTTGAAACATGAGAGAGTTGGCCAGCCTTAAGCCTTTTGATATGTTGGTGTTATGTGGACCTATGTTATGCCACTAGAGTCTAATCTCTAATTTTTAGGACTCGGGATTCAGGACTTATGTCATGTGGCTTTTGTGGACTAATTTACAACATCTTCAATGTTGTGGATTTACATTGGTTCTGTAATATGTCATGCAGTCATGCTTGTTATCCTGTTTTTCAATTTTGTTCACATTTAGTTCTCAGTATTTTCACTTATTGTGGACTGATAAGAGTGATAAGTTATTAAGTTATAACatatttgttcatgttcatgcagCTTTCTGTTGCGGAGAAGAGAAAGAGGATGGGAGGGATGGATGCTACGTGGGCTCAACAACCAGCATTTTCAAGGTTTTGTATGCCTACTAAATGCTACTCTATTCTTCTGCCATAGTAGTTGCATGAAGCGCTTGATGAATTCGAATCTGGTGCCCAGCAATGATCCCAACGACGATTCGGTGGGGCCAAGCTCTGGTTCTCCTGACGCTTCGGCTTGTCGGGAACCGGCCCCTGCCAGCGATGCGCCAGACTCCCAGCAGGAGGGATCTGCAGCGCCAGCGATCCGGTCGGGACAAAGTGGTGATACCGCCCCACCCGTTTCAGACGTGGGGCTGGATTCCACTGACCAGTTCACCGACCCCCACCCCACACGCGCTGCCTCGGACAGggaggcgcaacctttcagcgccAATCCTCCCGCCCATGCGCCTGAGCTGCCCCTGCCCGCTGCCGCGCGGCCTGCCCAAAGCCCAACGGGCCCGGTCATGATCCTGCAGAGGCCCGTGGCCAACCCCTCTCCACCGAGGCCCACTGAAGACCCGCCTGCACCAAATGATGAGGCCACGAACACCCAAAGCCCAGGCGGTCACACGCCGAGCCGTTTCGCATCGCCGCCAATCACAGCTGCGACGATCCCGAGGGCGCACCATGCCCCAATCCTGGACGCTTGGGGAGTTTCTGGCCACCGCTACGAAACATCTTAACGCCGCCTTGCCAGCTCCGGGGAAGAAGCCGCGCCGGCCACTCAACTTTGCCCCTCGCCGAGGACGATCTGCAACCGCGGCCTGCCAGCCATGCGCACCCCCCACGGCAGAGCGACGTGCCCACGTTCAAATCCTACGCACTCTCAGGATCATTGGAACTGACAAGATCACTGCTGCGGAGATGAAGGCCTACGACAGCATGTTCGCGGCACCCCTACCCCTGACGGTCCTCAAGGCCATCGCCGCACTTGTTGATCACGAGATCCCAGCCTGCATGGCAACGGCCGCGACCGCTGCAGCACACGTCGGTGCTGCATGCGAGAGCTAGCACAGTCTAGATATGCCTACCCGTCGATTCCGTTCCCATGGATCACGGCCTAAAGATAGCAATCTGGAACGTGCGCGGCCTTAACTTGCGCGCTCGCCACCATGCCATCCGGTCGCTGCTGGACACTACCGGGGCCTCCATTGTATGCCTGCAAGAAACAAAAATGGAGTTGATCTACTCGTTCATTGTCCTCGATGCGCTTGGCTCAGAATTCGATGACTACACGTACCTCCCGGCCGATGGCACGCGGGGCGGCATCCTGCTGGCGTGGAAGAGCAGGGTTGTGACTATCACGGACCCAATGTTCACCACCAATGTGGTAAGGGCAAAGGTAGCCACAGCCACCGGAACGCCATGGTGGCTAATGATGGTGTACGGCCCTCAGGACGATGccgacaaggtcgccttcctgcaGGAGCTTCGCGAGATCAGAGCCGCCTGCCCTGAGCCGTGGATGGTTTGCGGCAATTTCAACCTCATCCTTCACGACGAGGACAAGAACACGGGCAACGTCAACCGACGCATGATGGGCAAATTTTGCCGTCTCACCAACGACCTCGCGCTCAAGGAGATCTACCTCACCGGGCGATGCTACACGTGGTCGAACGAACAATCACCGCCGACACTGGTGCACCTCGATCGAGTGCTCTGCACCGCGGACTGGGAAGACACGCACAGCGGATGCCACCTCCATTGCCTCGCGTCCGTGGTGTCGGACCACGCCCCGTTGCTGCTGGACTACTCGCCCACGCCCACCTCGCACAGACGATTCCATTTGGAGGAATACTGACTGCGTTTGGACGGGTTCCACGACGTGGTGACCGCAGCTTGGGGCTCCACATACCACGCCGACCCCTTCCACCGCCTCATGCTTAGGCTCCAGGCAACGGCGACGAGTCTTACAAGCTGGAGCTCCGAGTCTACGGGCAACATCAAGGCCAAGCTAGCGATCTCCCGGGAGCTCATACCGCGCTTCGACAAAGCCGAGGAATCGTGCAACCTCTCGCCCCCGGAAGACTGGCTTCGCAAGTAGCTCAAGATATCTTACATTGGGCTCGCATCCATGGAGCACACGATCGCTCGGCAACGCTCTTGCATTGCTAATCTCAAAGACGGCGACGCCAACACGGGCTTCTTCCATCGGCAGTGCTCGTTCCGTCGGCAGAAGAACCGCATCTTTAGCCTGGCCACGGACGGCAGGGTGTTCACAGACCACACCGACATGGCGGAGGCGGCCTTCTCTCATTATGAGGCCCTGCTTGGCACAGCGACCGCTCGGGGGCACTCCCTGGACCTGTCACAACTCATTGAGCCGACCGACCTCGCCGACCTTGATGCACCGTTCAGCGCAGAGGAGATTTGGGAGGCTGTCAAGCGCCTCCCCGCGCGCAAGGCGCCGGGTCCAGACAGGTTGTGCATGCTGGACCATCATCAGGCAGGACTTCTTCGATGTGTTCCAGCAACTCTATGACTTGCGAGGAAGGGGGTTCTACAAGTTGAACCAAGCATTGCTAACGCTGCTCCCGAAGAACGCCGCCGCCCATGGGCTGCGCGACTACCGGCCGATCTGCCTGATTCACCTCGTGGCCAAAATCTTCACCAATGTGCTTTTGATCCGCCTCGGTGCCAAGCTGGATCATCTGGTCAGCCGCAACCAAAATGCATTCATCTCGAGACGAAGCTTGCACGACAACTACATCCTCGTCAAGCAGTCGCTCAAGCTGCTGCACCAACTGGGAGCTCCGAGAGTCATGCTCAAGCTCGACCTCACGCGTGCCTTAGATTCCCTGTCATGGCCATTCCTCTTCGAGGTTTTGCGCCAGTATGGATTCGGGAACCGATTCTTGGAATGGACGGCCATCCTCCTGTCTTCTGCCAGCACGCGCATCCTTCTAAACGGCGACCCGGACCTCCCATCTGGCACCGACAAGGGCTCCGGCAGGGCGACTCCATGTCTCTGCAGCTCTTCGTGCTCGTCGTAGACACGCTTGGACGGCTTTTGCGACGTGCCCACAGCTTGGGCATCCTACAGCCTCTGCACCCCCGACGACACATTCCGGCGATCTCGCTATACGCCGACGACGTCATGGTCTTCTGTCACGCCACAGCGGACGATGCCGCCGCGACCAGGGAGATACTCGCCTTGTTCGGCAGGGCCTCCGGCCTACAGGTGAACTTCGCCAAGAGCTCTGCCACCATCCTGCACGGCGACCAGGCGGCCACGAAGATGATCACGCACCATGGTCGATGTTGTCGCCGTGCAGGATGGTGGCAGAGCTCTAGAAGATTCGGTGCGGTTTCCTTTGGGCTGGGCGAGCTGCTGCCAATGGAGGAGACTGCCACGTGAACTGGAATCAAGTTTGCCGCCCCATCGAGCTTGGGGGCCTAGGCGTGCGCGACCTCCAGCGCGCCGACCTTGCAGTACGGTTACGCTGGTTGTGGTTCTCCAGAACGGACCCGAAGCGAGCGTGGCAAGGGCTCAACCTTCAGTTCCCGCCCACGGAACGGGCGCTGTTCTGGGCATCCACGTCCATGGTCATCGGGAATGCACTGACCGCCCTGCTCTGGGAGGACCGGTGGATCGACGGCCAATCTGTGCGCGAGCTCATGCCCAACCTCTACGGCTGCATCCCCAAGCGACGATGCACGACGAGAACCGTGGCGTATGTGCTCAATGGCAACTCCTACGCACACGACATCCAAGGCAACCTCGGCCTCCACGAGATTGGTCAGTATCTGCAGCTCTGGCAGATCATGCAGCACACCGAGCTCTCCGCCGCCCTAGACAGGCTGATCTGGAGATGGACAGCGAGCGGCACCTACTCCGCGCAGTCCTGCTACCTCGCCACCTTCCATGGATCAACGGCTTGCTATTCTTGGAAGCTAATTTGGAAATGCTAGGCGCCGCCGAGAGTCAAATTCCTCCACTGGTTGGCCAACCAGGACCGGTGCTGGACTGCAGAGAGGCTGGCTCGCCATGGACTCCAACATCATCCCCGCTGCCTCCTTTGTGACCAACAACCGGAAACTATGTGCCATCTGCTGCTGGAATGCCCCTTCGCCTGCCAGGCATGGCATGAGACACTGGCCTGGCTCTGCATCCTAGCCCCAGCCCCCACTCGTGAACCCTCGCTTATGGACTGGTGGAAACATGCCAAGGATAACACGAACCCTCGCATATGGACTGGTGGAAACATGCCAAGGATAACACGCTGCCGATCCTAAGCAAGGCCCTAAAATCCGTCGCGTTGCTCATGCCATGGATGGTTTGGAAGCACAGGAACAGCTGCGTCTTCGACAATGCAACACCATCCTTCAACACGCTATTAGATAGAATTAAGGACGAGACCTGCTCTTGGGCTGCAGCCGGGGCACCTGGCCTCCGACTTGTGTTGCCACAAACCTAGGACGTGCATTAAACTGGATGTAACCCGCGCGTCCTCGGACGATTGTAACTGAACTTCTCCCTTTTCAATGAAAAGAAACGCAAAGGTCTTTTGCGTTTTCTCGAGAAAAAAAAGGGGCCAGGGCGCCTCAcctcgccttaccgccttaaaaaccTTGGTCAAGGATGAATACTCTATGTAGAGCCTTTATCTGTTGAATTGAACAAGTGATCCCATCAACAGATTAATGATTCACCACTAGAACTTAACCGTGCTAGGCATGCGCTTAAGCATGCCTAGGCATGCTCTTAGGCAAGATAGGTGCCCTAGGCAGAGGCAAAACCAGGAATTTACGCCTGTCCCTCTTTTGAACCTTGCTTTCCACCCTACCGGCACACAACGCCTCTCCTTTCCCTAACCCACAACAATTCCAGGGAGACAAGGGTACCACCGGCCTCAGGCTCGAATCAGGCCATCTCTAATTAGTACAACCTGCGATTCGTGATTCCAAGTCGTCACAAAATACAAGATGTCATGCAttatttggcctttttatataaAGAAGAGTTTTCAGAAAAATATTAAACTGTAAAGTTGAGTCTACCACTGCTAACTTATCTCCTGGACTTGAGCTAATCAGGGTAGATATTTCATTTGCACTGGTT encodes the following:
- the LOC123144837 gene encoding CLIP-associated protein isoform X3, encoding MEAALEAARSKDTKERLAGVERLHEALEAAARRGLTAAEVTALVDTCMDLTRDANFRVAQGGLHALSAAAVLAGDHFKIHLNALVPAAVERLGDGKQPVRDASRQLLVTLMEVSSPTIIVERAGSYAWTHKSWRVREEFVRTLATAVGLFASTELLLQRVFLSPVLQLLNDLNQSVREAAISCIQEMYKNMGSQFHEELQRHNLPSYMLKEINSRLDKIEPKAPPSDGARTQYRAMERSVSAHPKRGSPRKKNTSRESTLFGGDTDITEKPVEPIRVHSEKELFREIEKIASALNPEKDWSIRIAAMQRIEALVYGGAIDYPSFFMLLKQLVHPLSSQLADRRSSIVKQACHLLNVLSKELLSDFEACAEIFIPALFKLVVITVLVIAESSDNCVKTILRNCKVSRIVPLIADTAKNDRSAILRARCCEYALLILEYWADAPEIQRSADLYEDLIKCCVADAMSEVRATARSCYRMFIKTWPERSRRLFMSFDPAIQRIINDEDGGMHKRYPSSLHEKGAQLSRSSSHASGTHLTGYSTSSIVAMDKGATISSESSLPSSMLLLQSKATGRHAERSIESVLSSSKQKVSAIESLLKGVGISGRQNFSAVRSTSLDLGVDPPSSRDPHIPLAAPASDRLSLQSSALLDSSLPSISIRRNGGSRLVDAMPQVDTKERSRSPYSHNLSSEPMSDLSVPYLRRSSGRSQDDSITDESNDTWPRPNRRSPQMHTDKHFTDMPYRDASYRNPQNNHVPHFQRPLRKQVASRVSVGVRHSFDDGHVPSNDMSGYTDGPASLNEALSEGLSPSSDWVARVAAFNFVQTLLQLGQKGIQEITQNFEKVMKLFFRYLDDPHHKVAQAAFSTLADIVPACKKPLESYVERILPYVFSRLIDPKELVSKPCSSTLEVVGRTYAVDTLLPAIVRSLDEQRSPKAKLAVLEFANKSFSKYKVDSEGYSNSGFLKLWLSKLAPLIHEKNAKLKETSIKGIISVYSHFDSTAVLNFILNLSIEEQNLVRRSLKQYTPRIEVDLVNYLQSKKERSRPKSYEYEQIDFGTSEDGYNLTSRNSYPFGRVSASSFDNESGKRMHAVQDVHTDHANQCFEPSSEAEIFTASRESKSNARSVVEAARSWADYPEKSDATIDDENSVGTPRQDFGRHVSDGHNNAAFTTVGKNMQDMDQFVDLSSVKVVSHTTNSPSIPQLLHQISNDGEVSSQDKQDALQQLVQASANNDNSIWTKGAFSIASC